A genomic region of Mycobacterium sp. Aquia_213 contains the following coding sequences:
- a CDS encoding PAC2 family protein, with translation MTPPDRGPEAFALPDLHNTIVVAAFEGWNDAGDAASDALEHLDAIWEAHPIVEIDDEAYYDYQVNRPVIRQVDGVTRELVWPAMRITHCRPPGSDRDIVLMHGVEPNMRWRTFCAELLAIADKLNVDTVVILGALLADTPHTRPVPVSGAAYSPESAERFGLQETRYEGPTGIAGVFQDACVAAGIPAVTFWAAVPHYVSHPPNPKATVALLRRVEDVLDIEVPLADLPAQAEEWELAVTEMATEDEDLAEYVQSLEQRGDAEVDVNEALGKIDGDALAAEFERYLRRRRPGFGR, from the coding sequence GTGACCCCGCCGGATCGTGGCCCGGAAGCCTTCGCGCTCCCCGACCTCCACAACACAATTGTTGTGGCGGCGTTCGAGGGCTGGAACGACGCCGGCGACGCGGCCAGCGATGCGCTGGAGCACCTCGACGCGATCTGGGAAGCCCACCCGATCGTGGAGATCGACGACGAGGCGTACTACGACTACCAGGTGAATCGCCCGGTCATCCGTCAGGTCGACGGGGTGACCCGCGAACTGGTGTGGCCGGCGATGCGGATCACCCACTGCCGGCCACCCGGCAGCGACCGCGACATCGTATTGATGCACGGGGTGGAGCCCAACATGCGCTGGCGCACGTTCTGTGCCGAGCTGCTGGCCATCGCCGACAAGCTCAACGTCGACACGGTCGTGATCCTCGGCGCGCTGCTGGCCGACACACCCCACACACGGCCCGTACCGGTCTCCGGCGCGGCCTACTCCCCCGAGTCGGCCGAACGTTTCGGCCTGCAGGAGACCCGCTACGAGGGGCCGACCGGGATCGCCGGGGTATTCCAGGACGCCTGCGTGGCGGCCGGGATCCCGGCCGTGACGTTCTGGGCCGCGGTCCCGCACTATGTGTCGCACCCGCCGAACCCGAAAGCGACGGTGGCACTGCTGCGCCGCGTCGAGGACGTGCTCGATATCGAGGTTCCGCTGGCCGATTTGCCCGCCCAGGCCGAGGAGTGGGAGCTGGCGGTCACTGAGATGGCCACCGAAGACGAGGACCTCGCCGAATACGTGCAGTCACTGGAGCAACGCGGCGACGCCGAGGTCGATGTGAACGAAGCCCTGGGCAAGATCGACGGCGACGCGCTGGCCGCCGAGTTCGAGCGCTACCTGCGCCGCCGCCGCCCGGGATTCGGGCGGTAA
- a CDS encoding SDR family oxidoreductase: MTSLQGKVVLITGGARGIGAEVARRLHNRGAKLVLTDLDKAELDTLAAELGGDDQVLTMVADVRDLPAMQAVVDKAVERFGGLDVAVANAGIASYGSVLQVDPEAFRRVLDVNLLGVFHTARATLPALIDRRGYLLIVSSLAAFAAAPGMASYDMSKAGNEHLANALRLEVGHRGVGVGVAHMSWIDTALVRDTKSDLASFGDFLKHLPWPLSKTTSVDKCATAFVKGIEGRKDRVYCPGWVVAFRWLKPVLSSTVGELPVRKASAELVTQMDAEVAALGRSTSAYNEELGKA; the protein is encoded by the coding sequence ATGACATCGCTGCAGGGCAAAGTCGTTCTGATCACGGGAGGTGCCCGGGGAATCGGCGCCGAGGTCGCGCGCCGGTTGCACAACAGGGGCGCCAAACTCGTGCTGACGGACCTCGACAAAGCCGAGTTGGACACGCTGGCCGCCGAACTCGGTGGTGACGATCAGGTGCTGACGATGGTCGCCGACGTGCGCGATCTGCCCGCCATGCAGGCCGTCGTCGACAAGGCCGTGGAACGCTTCGGCGGTCTCGACGTCGCCGTGGCCAACGCCGGCATCGCCAGCTACGGGTCGGTGCTGCAGGTCGACCCGGAGGCTTTCCGGCGGGTGCTGGATGTCAACCTGCTCGGCGTCTTTCACACCGCGCGCGCCACGCTGCCCGCGCTGATCGACCGGCGCGGCTATCTGCTGATCGTCTCGTCCCTGGCCGCGTTCGCCGCGGCCCCGGGCATGGCGTCCTACGACATGTCGAAGGCCGGCAATGAGCATCTGGCCAACGCGCTGCGCCTGGAGGTCGGCCATCGCGGCGTCGGTGTCGGTGTGGCGCACATGTCCTGGATCGACACCGCGCTGGTCCGCGACACCAAGTCCGACCTGGCCTCGTTCGGCGACTTCCTCAAGCACCTGCCCTGGCCGTTGAGCAAGACCACCTCGGTGGACAAGTGCGCGACGGCCTTCGTCAAGGGCATCGAGGGCCGCAAGGACCGGGTCTACTGCCCGGGGTGGGTGGTCGCATTCCGCTGGCTCAAGCCGGTGCTGTCCAGCACCGTCGGTGAACTACCCGTTCGCAAGGCTTCCGCCGAACTGGTGACCCAGATGGATGCCGAGGTCGCCGCGCTCGGCCGCTCCACGAGCGCCTACAACGAGGAACTCGGCAAGGCGTAG
- a CDS encoding class I SAM-dependent methyltransferase, with translation MARTENDTWDLASSVGATATAVATQRAMASQGPDAPLNDPWADPLVRAVGSETFIKLIDGKLGDTDDPVMNRQAVLNQITVRTRYFDDFFAHATDAGVRQAVILASGLDTRAYRLPWPADTVVYEIDQPGVIDFKTRTLADLGAKLPAQRRTVAIDLRDDWPAALVDAGLDPAQPTAWSAEGLLVYLPPEAQDRLFDNVAALSAPGSRIACEHMDFSNIPADWAEKLTERSRRIGSKINLAELFYTGDRNSAGDYLSERGWRVDIRTTEQAFSANGFQLPQDELASFGGSSGYLSAVLS, from the coding sequence ATGGCGCGCACCGAGAATGACACCTGGGATTTGGCGTCCAGCGTGGGCGCGACCGCCACCGCGGTCGCGACTCAGCGCGCGATGGCTTCGCAGGGTCCGGATGCGCCGCTGAACGACCCGTGGGCCGATCCCCTGGTGCGCGCGGTGGGCAGTGAGACATTCATCAAGCTGATCGACGGAAAGCTCGGCGACACCGACGATCCCGTGATGAACCGGCAGGCCGTACTCAACCAGATCACCGTGCGCACCCGGTACTTCGACGACTTCTTCGCCCACGCCACCGATGCCGGTGTGCGGCAGGCCGTGATTCTGGCGTCCGGTCTGGACACCCGGGCCTACCGACTGCCGTGGCCGGCGGACACCGTGGTCTACGAAATCGACCAACCCGGCGTGATCGACTTCAAGACCCGCACGCTGGCCGACCTGGGCGCAAAGCTGCCTGCGCAACGTCGCACGGTCGCGATCGACCTGCGCGACGACTGGCCCGCGGCGCTCGTCGACGCCGGACTCGATCCGGCACAGCCGACCGCGTGGAGCGCGGAGGGCCTGCTCGTCTATCTGCCGCCGGAGGCGCAGGACCGCTTGTTCGACAACGTCGCCGCGCTGTCGGCACCGGGCAGCCGGATCGCCTGCGAGCACATGGATTTCAGCAATATCCCCGCGGATTGGGCGGAAAAGCTGACCGAGAGGTCGCGGCGGATCGGCTCCAAGATCAACCTGGCCGAGTTGTTCTACACCGGTGATCGCAATAGCGCCGGCGACTACCTCAGCGAGCGTGGTTGGCGGGTCGACATCCGAACGACCGAGCAGGCCTTCTCCGCCAACGGTTTTCAACTTCCGCAGGACGAGCTGGCCTCGTTCGGTGGCTCCTCCGGCTACCTGTCGGCAGTGCTGAGCTGA
- a CDS encoding mannan-binding family protein, giving the protein MLKRLSATLLLLAATAIPHAAIARASAPSFCGELGGDWDGQYCHTTVTSERNAVRDIKVAVPGELIDNPITSGVVRDYLHTLVNNWRNANAHMAADSYGEENYQIFQHGNLLSAVFHEDYHADGPKPNNAYRTFTFDMATGRRLQLSDVTTSNPLTAIPPLAHPFIETALNQAPPPHDPGTYPFIIDRWTPDKVYSGAYKAWALTPDELILYMPDYPVGHDEPINFSPGLPQWYMDGGTVQAHIPLSALGPVLRI; this is encoded by the coding sequence ATGCTGAAGAGACTGAGCGCAACACTTCTCTTGCTCGCCGCGACGGCGATTCCGCACGCGGCCATCGCGCGGGCCTCGGCGCCGTCGTTCTGCGGCGAGCTCGGCGGCGACTGGGACGGCCAGTACTGCCACACCACGGTGACGTCGGAACGCAACGCCGTCCGCGACATCAAGGTCGCGGTGCCCGGCGAACTCATCGACAACCCCATCACCAGCGGCGTGGTGCGCGACTACCTGCACACCCTGGTCAACAACTGGCGCAACGCCAACGCGCACATGGCCGCCGACAGCTATGGCGAGGAGAACTACCAGATCTTCCAGCACGGCAACCTGCTCAGCGCGGTGTTCCACGAGGACTACCACGCCGACGGACCCAAGCCCAACAACGCCTACCGGACCTTCACGTTCGACATGGCCACCGGCAGACGGCTGCAGCTCTCGGATGTGACGACGTCGAACCCGCTGACCGCCATCCCGCCGCTGGCGCACCCGTTCATCGAAACAGCACTCAACCAGGCGCCGCCGCCGCACGATCCGGGGACCTACCCGTTCATCATCGACCGCTGGACTCCCGACAAGGTCTACTCCGGCGCGTACAAGGCGTGGGCGCTGACACCCGACGAATTGATCCTCTACATGCCGGACTATCCCGTCGGCCACGACGAGCCGATCAACTTCTCACCGGGCCTGCCGCAGTGGTACATGGACGGCGGCACCGTGCAGGCGCACATTCCGCTTTCCGCGCTCGGCCCGGTGCTGCGCATCTAG
- the metH gene encoding methionine synthase codes for MCVNAFEPNIRPDCTDELTGALGQRIMVIDGAMGTAIQRDRPDEAGYRGDRFTEWPTALQGNNDLLTLTQPQIIEGIHREYLEAGADILETNTFNANAISLSDYDMAELAYELNYAGAALARAAADEFSTPEKPRYVAGAIGPTTRTASISPDVNDPGARNVSYDQLVAAYLEAANGLVDGGADLLIVETIFDSLNSKAAVFALETLFEDRGRRWPVIISGTITDASGRTLSGQVTEAFWNAIRHAKPIAVGLNCALGAPEMRPYIAEMARIADTFVSCYPNAGLPNAFGEYDESPERQAGYIAEFAQAGLVNLVGGCCGTAPPHIAEIAKVVEGKPPRELPEIGVATRLSGLEPLNITDDSLFVNIGERTNITGSARFRNLIKAEDYDTALSVALQQVEVGAQVIDINMDEGMIDGVAAMDRFTKLIAAEPDISRVPVMIDSSKWEVIEAGLKNVQGKPIVNSISMKEGEEKFIREARLCRKYGAAVVVMAFDEQGQADNLERRKEICGRAYRILTEEVGFPAEDIIFDPNCFALATGIEEHATYGIDFIEACAWIKENLPGVHISGGISNVSFSFRGNNPVREAIHAVFLYHAIKAGLDMGIVNAGALVPYDSIDPELRDRIEDVVLNRREDAAERLLEIAERFNSSEKADDPVAAEWRSLPVRERITHALVKGIDAHVDADTEELRAEIEGAGGRPIEVIEGPLMDGMNVVGDLFGAGKMFLPQVVKSARVMKKAVAYLLPFIEAEKEQNGTAASKDTNGTIIMATVKGDVHDIGKNIVGVVLQCNNYEVIDLGVMVPAQKILDAAKEHDADIIGLSGLITPSLDEMVNFAVEMEREGLQIPLLIGGATTSRAHTAVKVSPRRSGPVVWVKDASRSVPVAAALLDDKQRPALLEATEKDYASLRERHAQKNERPMLTLEKARANRTPIEWDGYTPPVPAQGIGVRAFEEYDLAELREYIDWQPFFNAWEMKGRFPDILNNPVSGETARKLYDDAQEMLDTLIKEKWLTANGVIGFFPANAVGDDIEVYTDETRTEVRTRLHNLRQQGEHRDGIPNRSLGDFVAPKDTGLADYIGAFAVTAGLGGGEKIAEFKKANDDYNAILLESLADRLAEAFAERMHQRVRKEFWGFQPDEQLDNEALIAEKYRGIRPAPGYPACPEHTEKATIWELMDVKERTGIELTESMAMWPGAAVSGWYFSHPQSQYFVVGRIAQDQVADYAKRKGWTLKEAERWLGPNLGYNPED; via the coding sequence ATGTGTGTGAACGCCTTTGAGCCGAACATCCGCCCCGACTGCACCGACGAACTGACCGGTGCGCTGGGCCAGCGGATCATGGTGATCGACGGCGCGATGGGCACGGCGATACAGCGGGACCGGCCGGACGAGGCCGGCTACCGCGGCGATCGGTTCACGGAGTGGCCGACCGCTCTGCAGGGCAACAACGATCTGCTCACCCTGACGCAGCCGCAGATCATCGAGGGGATCCACCGCGAGTACCTCGAGGCGGGCGCCGACATCCTGGAGACCAACACGTTCAACGCGAACGCGATCTCGCTCTCCGACTACGACATGGCCGAGCTGGCCTACGAGCTGAACTACGCCGGCGCTGCCCTGGCGCGGGCGGCCGCCGATGAGTTCAGCACCCCGGAGAAGCCCCGCTACGTCGCCGGTGCCATCGGGCCGACGACACGGACCGCGTCGATCTCGCCGGACGTCAACGACCCCGGAGCCCGCAACGTCTCCTACGACCAACTGGTTGCCGCCTACCTCGAAGCCGCGAACGGCCTGGTCGATGGTGGTGCCGACCTCCTCATCGTCGAGACGATCTTCGATTCGCTGAATTCCAAGGCGGCGGTGTTCGCCCTCGAGACGCTGTTCGAGGACCGCGGACGCCGCTGGCCGGTGATCATCTCGGGCACCATCACCGATGCCTCCGGGCGGACGTTGTCCGGTCAGGTCACCGAGGCATTCTGGAACGCGATCAGACATGCGAAGCCGATCGCGGTGGGCCTCAACTGCGCCCTGGGCGCGCCGGAGATGAGGCCCTACATCGCCGAGATGGCCCGGATCGCCGACACCTTCGTCTCCTGCTACCCAAATGCCGGTCTGCCCAACGCCTTTGGCGAGTACGACGAGTCCCCGGAGCGTCAGGCCGGCTACATCGCCGAGTTCGCCCAGGCCGGCCTGGTGAACCTGGTCGGTGGTTGCTGCGGAACGGCGCCGCCGCACATCGCCGAGATCGCCAAGGTCGTCGAGGGCAAACCGCCGCGCGAGCTGCCGGAGATCGGGGTGGCCACCCGGCTCTCGGGCCTGGAACCGCTCAACATCACCGACGACTCCCTGTTCGTGAACATCGGTGAGCGCACCAACATCACCGGCTCCGCCCGGTTCCGCAACCTGATCAAGGCCGAGGACTACGACACCGCGCTGTCGGTCGCCCTGCAGCAGGTCGAGGTCGGCGCGCAGGTCATCGACATCAACATGGACGAGGGCATGATCGACGGCGTCGCCGCGATGGACCGGTTCACCAAGCTGATCGCGGCCGAGCCGGACATCAGCCGCGTCCCGGTGATGATCGACTCCTCCAAGTGGGAGGTCATCGAGGCGGGCCTGAAGAACGTGCAGGGCAAGCCGATCGTCAACTCGATCTCCATGAAGGAGGGCGAGGAGAAGTTCATCCGCGAGGCCCGGTTGTGCCGCAAGTACGGCGCCGCCGTCGTCGTGATGGCCTTCGACGAGCAGGGTCAGGCCGACAACCTGGAGCGCCGTAAGGAGATCTGCGGGCGTGCCTACCGGATCCTGACCGAAGAGGTCGGCTTCCCGGCCGAGGACATCATCTTCGACCCGAACTGCTTCGCGCTGGCGACCGGTATCGAAGAGCACGCGACGTACGGGATCGACTTCATCGAGGCCTGCGCCTGGATCAAGGAGAACCTTCCCGGGGTGCACATCTCCGGCGGCATCTCCAACGTGTCGTTCTCGTTCCGGGGCAACAACCCCGTCCGCGAGGCGATCCACGCCGTGTTCCTGTACCACGCCATCAAGGCCGGCCTGGACATGGGCATCGTCAACGCCGGTGCGCTGGTGCCCTACGACTCGATCGACCCCGAGCTGCGGGACCGCATCGAGGACGTCGTCCTGAACCGTCGCGAGGATGCGGCCGAAAGGCTGCTGGAGATCGCCGAACGGTTCAACAGCTCGGAAAAGGCCGACGACCCGGTGGCCGCCGAGTGGCGATCTCTCCCGGTTCGCGAGCGGATCACGCACGCCCTGGTCAAGGGCATCGACGCCCACGTCGATGCCGACACCGAGGAACTGCGGGCCGAGATCGAGGGCGCCGGTGGTCGCCCGATCGAGGTGATCGAGGGCCCGCTGATGGACGGGATGAACGTCGTCGGTGACCTCTTCGGCGCGGGCAAGATGTTCCTGCCTCAGGTGGTGAAGTCGGCCCGGGTGATGAAGAAGGCCGTCGCGTACCTGCTGCCGTTCATCGAGGCGGAAAAAGAGCAGAACGGCACCGCCGCCAGCAAGGACACCAACGGCACGATCATCATGGCGACGGTGAAGGGCGACGTCCACGACATCGGCAAGAACATCGTCGGAGTTGTGTTGCAGTGCAACAACTATGAAGTGATCGACCTCGGTGTGATGGTGCCCGCCCAGAAGATCCTGGACGCGGCCAAGGAGCACGACGCCGACATCATCGGCTTGTCCGGACTGATCACCCCGTCCTTGGACGAGATGGTCAACTTCGCCGTCGAGATGGAGCGCGAGGGGCTTCAGATCCCGTTGCTGATCGGTGGCGCGACCACCTCACGCGCCCACACCGCGGTCAAGGTGTCGCCGCGTCGCAGCGGTCCGGTGGTTTGGGTCAAGGACGCTTCCCGCTCGGTGCCGGTCGCTGCTGCGCTGCTCGACGACAAGCAGCGTCCCGCCCTGCTGGAGGCGACCGAGAAGGATTACGCATCGCTGCGCGAACGGCACGCCCAGAAGAACGAGCGGCCGATGCTGACGCTGGAGAAGGCCCGCGCCAACCGGACGCCGATCGAGTGGGACGGTTACACACCGCCGGTACCCGCGCAGGGCATCGGCGTGCGGGCGTTCGAGGAGTACGACCTCGCCGAGCTGCGCGAATACATCGACTGGCAGCCGTTCTTCAACGCCTGGGAGATGAAGGGTCGGTTCCCCGACATCCTCAACAACCCGGTCTCGGGCGAAACCGCCCGCAAGCTGTACGACGACGCCCAGGAGATGCTCGACACCCTGATCAAGGAGAAGTGGCTCACGGCCAACGGCGTGATCGGCTTCTTCCCGGCGAACGCGGTCGGCGACGACATCGAGGTCTACACCGACGAGACCCGCACCGAGGTGAGGACCCGGCTGCACAACCTGCGCCAGCAGGGCGAGCACCGCGACGGCATCCCGAACCGTTCGTTGGGCGACTTCGTCGCGCCCAAGGACACCGGTCTGGCCGACTACATCGGCGCTTTCGCCGTCACCGCGGGGCTGGGCGGCGGTGAGAAGATCGCCGAGTTCAAGAAGGCCAACGACGACTACAACGCGATCCTGCTGGAATCGCTCGCCGACCGGCTGGCGGAGGCGTTCGCCGAGCGGATGCACCAACGGGTCCGCAAGGAGTTCTGGGGATTTCAGCCCGACGAGCAGCTGGACAACGAGGCGCTCATCGCGGAGAAGTACCGGGGAATCCGCCCGGCCCCCGGCTACCCGGCCTGCCCGGAGCACACCGAGAAGGCGACGATCTGGGAGTTGATGGACGTCAAGGAGCGCACCGGTATCGAGCTGACCGAGTCGATGGCGATGTGGCCCGGTGCTGCCGTCAGTGGCTGGTACTTCTCGCATCCGCAGTCGCAGTACTTCGTGGTCGGCCGGATAGCACAGGACCAGGTCGCCGATTACGCGAAGCGCAAGGGCTGGACCCTCAAAGAAGCCGAGCGCTGGCTCGGCCCCAACCTCGGCTACAACCCGGAGGACTGA
- a CDS encoding MlaD family protein, with product MIAEVANVVVRVVRAAHRQQVWLSVAGLVLTLVVGTAYLLIGALRVAPLASSYRVTVQLPESGGLLPNQDVALRGVRIGRVESLQITDTGVNAIASITSKVRVPANSVVHVSALSPAGEQYIDFQAESDAGPYLHDGSLITLAHASVPVSLARLLGDADGLLAQVDPRKVELIKKELSLSIQGPAKLAAIVDGGTFLLSTLDSVLPQTTSIIKASRVVLTLASDKNAGLAATATELNRTLTGVARMQAGYRRLTAQTPRTLSAVDNLFSDNSDTMVQLLGSMATMSQLLYQRVPALNALFPDYRGSVLDAVSSAFHDHGVWAIADLYPRYVCDYGTPAHPPSAADYYEPFMYTYCRDTDPAVSIRGAKNAPRPGGDDTAGPPLGADLGRRTDPTPKGRFTIPTPYGGPPLPIEPPH from the coding sequence GTGATCGCCGAAGTCGCCAACGTCGTGGTCCGCGTGGTGCGGGCCGCACACCGCCAACAGGTCTGGCTGTCGGTGGCCGGATTGGTGCTCACCCTGGTGGTCGGAACCGCTTACCTGCTGATTGGGGCATTGCGGGTAGCACCGCTGGCGTCGTCCTACCGGGTCACCGTGCAGTTGCCGGAATCCGGTGGCCTGCTGCCCAATCAGGATGTCGCACTGCGCGGTGTGCGGATTGGCCGCGTCGAGTCATTGCAGATCACCGACACCGGGGTCAACGCCATCGCCAGCATCACGTCGAAGGTGCGGGTCCCGGCCAACAGCGTCGTGCACGTGTCGGCGTTATCACCGGCCGGCGAGCAGTACATCGACTTCCAAGCCGAATCCGATGCCGGGCCGTATCTCCACGACGGCAGCCTGATCACGTTGGCCCACGCAAGCGTTCCGGTGAGTCTGGCGCGGTTGCTCGGTGACGCCGACGGACTGCTGGCCCAGGTCGACCCGCGCAAAGTCGAGCTGATCAAGAAAGAACTGAGCCTGAGCATCCAGGGCCCGGCGAAACTGGCCGCCATCGTCGACGGCGGCACCTTCCTGCTGTCGACGCTCGATTCGGTGCTGCCCCAAACGACCAGCATCATCAAGGCCAGCCGGGTGGTGCTCACCCTGGCGAGCGATAAGAACGCCGGATTGGCCGCCACCGCAACCGAACTCAACCGCACGCTGACCGGGGTCGCTCGAATGCAAGCCGGCTACCGGAGGCTGACGGCACAGACGCCGCGCACCCTGTCGGCGGTCGACAATTTGTTCTCCGACAACTCCGACACGATGGTGCAGTTGCTGGGCAGCATGGCCACCATGTCGCAGTTGCTCTACCAGCGGGTGCCGGCGCTCAACGCGCTGTTCCCCGACTACCGGGGCTCGGTGCTCGATGCGGTGTCCAGCGCCTTTCACGACCACGGAGTCTGGGCGATCGCCGACCTCTACCCCCGCTACGTGTGCGACTACGGGACGCCCGCGCATCCGCCGTCGGCCGCGGACTACTACGAGCCGTTCATGTACACCTATTGCCGCGACACCGACCCCGCCGTGTCGATCCGCGGGGCCAAGAACGCGCCGCGCCCGGGCGGCGACGACACGGCCGGCCCGCCGCTGGGAGCGGACCTGGGTCGCAGAACCGATCCAACACCGAAGGGCCGCTTCACGATTCCCACGCCCTATGGCGGACCCCCGCTGCCGATCGAACCGCCGCACTAG
- a CDS encoding amino acid permease, which produces MTALPDTPEPDAHSSGPLNEEAGYHKGLKPRQLQMIAIGGAIGTGLFLGASGRLVKAGPGLFLVYAFCGIFVFFMLRALGELVLHRPSSGSFVSYAREFFGEKAAYVVGWMYFLNWAMTSIVDTTAIATYLHHWGAFGPIPQWVLALIALVVVLSMNLISVEWFGEFEFWAALIKVVALVAFLIVGIVFLAGRFHIDGHETGPGLWDDHGGLFPTGVVPLLVTASGVVFAYAGVELVGIAAGETAEPEKIMPRAINSVIFRVAVFYVGSVALLGLLLPYTAYKAGESPFVTFFSKIGFAGAGDLMNIVVLTAALSSLNAGLYSTGRVMHSLAMSGSGPKFASRMTKRGVPYGGIAMTAVICLGGIALNAFNPGEAFEIVLHDAALGIIASWAMIVLCQLRFYKQTQAGTLERPAFRMPFTPYSGYITLVFLVGIVVLMAFDEPAGTSSVAALIVIIPALIGGWYLVRKRVAASAARW; this is translated from the coding sequence ATGACCGCGCTGCCCGACACGCCTGAACCCGATGCGCACTCTTCGGGGCCTCTGAACGAAGAGGCCGGCTACCACAAGGGGCTCAAGCCCCGACAACTTCAGATGATCGCGATCGGCGGAGCGATCGGCACCGGGCTTTTCCTCGGTGCCAGCGGGCGACTCGTCAAGGCCGGCCCCGGGCTTTTCCTGGTGTACGCGTTCTGCGGAATCTTCGTGTTCTTCATGCTGCGCGCGCTGGGCGAGCTGGTGCTGCACCGTCCGTCGTCGGGTTCGTTTGTCTCCTACGCCCGCGAGTTCTTCGGCGAGAAAGCCGCCTACGTCGTCGGCTGGATGTACTTCCTGAACTGGGCGATGACGTCGATCGTCGACACCACCGCGATCGCCACCTACTTGCATCACTGGGGGGCCTTCGGGCCGATCCCACAGTGGGTTCTTGCCCTCATCGCGCTGGTGGTGGTGTTGTCGATGAACTTGATCTCCGTCGAATGGTTCGGCGAGTTCGAGTTCTGGGCGGCGCTGATCAAGGTTGTCGCACTCGTCGCGTTCCTGATCGTCGGAATTGTGTTCCTGGCCGGGCGATTCCACATCGACGGGCATGAGACCGGGCCCGGCCTCTGGGACGACCACGGCGGGCTGTTCCCGACCGGTGTGGTGCCACTGCTGGTGACGGCCTCCGGAGTGGTATTCGCTTATGCCGGAGTCGAATTGGTGGGTATCGCCGCCGGCGAGACGGCCGAGCCGGAGAAGATCATGCCGCGCGCGATCAATTCGGTGATCTTCCGCGTCGCGGTGTTCTATGTCGGATCGGTCGCCCTGCTGGGGCTGCTGCTGCCCTACACCGCCTACAAGGCCGGCGAGAGCCCGTTCGTCACGTTCTTCTCCAAGATCGGGTTCGCCGGAGCCGGTGACCTGATGAACATCGTGGTCCTCACCGCCGCTCTGTCCAGCCTGAACGCCGGACTCTATTCGACCGGTCGCGTCATGCACTCACTGGCGATGAGCGGCAGCGGCCCCAAATTCGCCAGCCGCATGACGAAACGCGGCGTGCCCTACGGGGGTATCGCCATGACCGCCGTCATCTGCCTTGGCGGTATCGCACTCAACGCCTTCAACCCCGGTGAAGCCTTCGAAATCGTGCTGCACGACGCCGCTCTGGGCATCATCGCGTCCTGGGCCATGATCGTGTTGTGTCAGCTTCGGTTCTACAAGCAAACACAAGCGGGGACCCTCGAGCGCCCCGCCTTCCGGATGCCGTTCACCCCGTACAGCGGCTACATCACGTTGGTGTTCTTGGTCGGCATTGTGGTGTTGATGGCGTTCGACGAACCGGCCGGCACCTCGAGCGTCGCAGCGTTGATCGTCATCATCCCGGCGCTGATCGGGGGTTGGTACCTGGTTCGCAAGCGAGTGGCGGCCTCCGCCGCGCGCTGGTGA
- a CDS encoding DUF3329 domain-containing protein, whose translation MPEVPGAEAEPEDVEGTDAEDDDVDVEDTQATDSDDEDIPFGRGAKKEKGDKTPLRERPWGRYLRRGALPLLLVASLAVNGFLGWKLWQEHEVREAGQQAQQAAIAYAQVLTSIDSTKVDENFRQVLDGATGEFKDMYTQSSVQLRQLLIDNKASAHGVVVDSAIQSESANKVVVLVFIDQTVANSQSPDPRIDRSRIKMTMEKVDGRWRASKVQLL comes from the coding sequence ATGCCCGAAGTACCAGGCGCAGAAGCCGAACCCGAAGACGTCGAGGGCACCGACGCCGAAGACGACGACGTTGACGTCGAGGACACCCAAGCGACCGATTCGGACGACGAGGATATTCCGTTCGGGCGTGGGGCCAAGAAGGAGAAGGGCGACAAGACCCCGCTGCGCGAGCGGCCCTGGGGGCGCTATCTGCGCCGCGGCGCGCTGCCGCTGTTACTGGTTGCTTCGCTTGCGGTTAACGGCTTCCTCGGCTGGAAGTTATGGCAAGAGCACGAGGTGAGAGAGGCGGGCCAGCAGGCTCAACAGGCCGCGATTGCCTACGCGCAGGTGCTGACGAGCATCGATTCCACCAAGGTCGACGAGAACTTCCGCCAGGTGCTCGACGGTGCGACCGGCGAGTTCAAAGACATGTACACCCAGTCCAGCGTGCAGCTCCGGCAGCTGCTGATCGACAACAAGGCCAGCGCACACGGGGTGGTGGTGGACTCGGCGATTCAGTCCGAATCCGCGAATAAGGTTGTGGTGCTTGTCTTTATCGACCAGACCGTGGCCAATTCGCAGTCGCCAGATCCACGCATCGACCGCAGCCGGATCAAGATGACGATGGAAAAAGTCGACGGCCGCTGGCGGGCAAGCAAAGTCCAGCTCCTCTGA